A region from the Medicago truncatula cultivar Jemalong A17 chromosome 6, MtrunA17r5.0-ANR, whole genome shotgun sequence genome encodes:
- the LOC120575983 gene encoding uncharacterized protein produces the protein MNIPTFEYYRSEIAVADRKALAWVDNIPKQKWTQSHDDGRRWGHMTSNLVESQNNVYKGIRGLPITAIVKASYYRLAALFAKRGHEAAARVNYGEPFSENSMKYLRNEVIKSNSHHVTQFDRDRYTFSVRETIDHKEGLPKGEYKVDLQNKWCDSGRFRALHLPCSHVIAACSSFCHDYKTFVDNKFTNECVYAVYNIHFDVVQHQTYWPNYEGPKVVPNKSMRRAKKGRPPITRIRTEMDDVETERRCGVCRMPGHSRKDCINIRHQ, from the coding sequence ATGAACATCCCTACATTCGAATACTACCGTTCTGAAATTGCTGTTGCAGACCGAAAGGCTTTAGCATGGGTCGACAATATTCCCAAACAAAAGTGGACTCAATCACATGATGATGGTCGACGATGGGGCCATATGACAAGTAACTTGGTAGAGTCACAAAACAACGTGTATAAGGGTATTCGAGGACTTCCGATCACAGCTATCGTGAAAGCATCATATTACAGGTTGGCGGCCTTGTTTGCTAAAAGAGGACATGAGGCAGCGGCAAGGGTAAATTATGGTGAGCCATTCTCCGAAAACAGCATGAAATATCTCAGGAATGAGGTGATTAAATCCAACAGTCATCATGTCACTCAGTTTGACCGGGATCGATATACCTTTTCCGTCCGTGAAACCATCGATCATAAAGAAGGATTGCCAAAGGGAGAATACAAAGTGGACCTGCAAAATAAATGGTGTGACTCTGGACGGTTTAGAGCGTTACACCTACCATGCTCACATGTCATTGCCGCATGTTCTAGCTTTTGTCACGACTACAAGACTTTTGTCGATAACAAATTCACGAATGAGTGTGTATACGCCGTATACAACATCCACTTCGACGTGGTTCAACACCAGACATATTGGCCTAATTATGAAGGACCGAAGGTGGTTCCCAACAAGTCAATGCGTAGGGCAAAGAAAGGTCGTCCACCAATTACTCGCATTAGGACCGAGATGGACGATGTGGAAACTGAGAGAAGATGCGGTGTTTGTAGGATGCCTGGTCATTCCCGCAAAGATTGCATTAATATTAGACATCAGTAG
- the LOC25496185 gene encoding uncharacterized protein: protein MGHKEESRRTMEEISPNQEEEVTNERSATFYLYHPCSLLQKFLGTFFKCLGFEIEANKKEHDEVEAHSDAEEDLESNDDGKVLACAEQKECSTSDGQSFQLISTLIIRRGGQRRSDLSMGRGGRRRSDLSTGKGPGINSEFL from the exons ATGGGACACAAAGAAGAGTCAAGAAGAACAATGGAAGAAATATCACCAAATCAAGAAGAAGAGGTTACAAATGAGAGGAGTGCCACTTTTTATCTTTACCATCCATGTTCATTACTCCAAAAATTCCTTGGAACTTTCTTCAAATGTCTAGGGTTTGAAATTgaagcaaacaaaaaagaacatGATGAAGTAGAAGCTCATTCAGATGCAGAAGAGGATCTTGAAAGTAATGATGATGGCAAAGTTCTTGCATGTGCAGAACAAAAAGAATGTTCAACGAGTGATGGTCAAAGTTTT CAACTTATCAGCACTTTGATCATTAGGAGAGGTGGACAAAGAAGATCAGATCTTAGTATGGGAAGAGGTGGACGAAGAAGATCAGATCTTAGTACGGGAAAAGGTCCAGGGATTAATTCAGAATTTCTTTAA
- the LOC25496187 gene encoding receptor-like protein EIX1: MNCFDLRLDHNNFTGGLPNISPMAAIIDLSYNSFSGSIPHSWMNLKELGVLDLWSNGLSGELPSYFSNLKQLQTMNLGENEFNGTITILISPNFQVVILRENKFEGSIPPQLFNLSYLFHLDLAHMKLSGSLPHNVYNLTHMVTFHVDLYYPTTFNLFTKGQDYMYQVNPDRRTIDLSANSLFGELPLELFQLVQVQTLNLSHNNLTGTIPLLIGDMKLMESLDFSNNKFFGEIPRSMSILTFLEYI, encoded by the coding sequence ATGAATTGTTTCGACTTAAGGTTGGATCACAATAACTTCACAGGAGGACTCCCAAACATATCACCAATGGCCGCTATAATTGATTTGTCTTACAACTCTTTCTCAGGATCAATTCCACACAGTTGGATGAACTTGAAAGAACTGGGTGTCCTGGACCTGTGGAGTAATGGGTTGTCTGGGGAACTTCCATCATACTTCTCTAACTTGAAACAGTTGCAAACCATGAACTTAggagaaaatgaatttaatgGAACCATAACAATCTTGATTTCACCAAACTTTCAAGTGGTCATattgagagaaaataaatttgaaggcAGTATTCCCCCACAACTATTTAATCTCTCTTATTTGTTTCACCTAGACCTTGCACATATGAAACTTTCAGGATCTTTGCCACACAACGTCTACAACTTGACTCATATGGTTACTTTTCATGTGGATTTGTACTACCCTAccacatttaatttatttaccaAAGGTCAAGATTATATGTATCAAGTCAATCCAGATAGACGAACTATTGACCTTTCAGCTAATAGCTTGTTTGGAGAATTGCCACTGGAATTATTTCAGCTTGTTCAAGTTCAAACATTGAACTTATCTCACAATAATTTGACTGGAACAATACCCCTGCTAATTGGAGACATGAAACTTATGGAATCTTTGGACTTCTCTAATAATAAGTTTTTTGGTGAAATTCCTCGGAGCATGTCTATCTTAACCTTTTTGgaatatatttga
- the LOC25496188 gene encoding mogroside IE synthase, translating into MEKENKNYVAHCLILPFPGQGHMNPMIQFSKRLIHKGVKVTLVTIISLWRTIKNKNLSSNIDVESISDGYDDGGYESAESLEIYMDTFWRVGSKDLSELLHKLSSSKYPPNCVIFDAFMPWALDVAKSFGLVGVAFFTQSCSVNSIYFHTHEKLIELPLTQSEYLLPGLPKLAQGDLPSFLYKYGSYPGYFDIVVNQFSNIGKADWILANTFYELEKEVVDWMVKIWPLRTIGPSIPSIFLDKRLKDDKEYGVSISDPNTEICIKWLNEKPKGSVVYVSFGSMAGLSEEQTQELALGLKDSESYFLWVVRESEQVKLPNGYVESSKKGLIVTWCPQLLVLTHEALGCFVTHCGWNSTLEALSIGVPLIAMPLWTDQVTNAKLIADVWKMGVRAIADEKEIVRSETIKNCIKEIIETEKGNEIKKNALKWKNLAKDSVDEGGRSDKNIEEFVAALAQC; encoded by the exons atggaaaaggaaaataaaaactatGTAGCTCACTGTCTGATCTTACCTTTTCCAGGTCAAGGTCACATGAATCCTATGATTCAATTCTCAAAACGTTTGATCCATAAAGGAGTAAAAGTTACACTTGTAACTATTATTTCCCTTTGGAGAACTATCAAGAACAAAAATCTTTCTTCAAATATTGATGTTGAAAGCATCTCAGATGGCTATGATGATGGAGGCTATGAATCAGCAGAGAGCTTAGAAATTTACATGGATACCTTTTGGAGGGTTGGATCAAAAGATCTTTCTGAACTTCTTCATAAACTTTCTAGCTCAAAATACCCTCCAAATTGTGTTATCTTTGATGCATTTATGCCTTGGGCTCTTGATGTTGCCAAGAGTTTTGGACTAGTTGGTGTTGCATTTTTCACTCAATCTTGTTCTGTTAACAGCATATACTTTCATACTCATGAGAAGTTGATAGAGTTGCCACTTACACAATCTGAGTATTTGTTACCTGGATTGCCAAAACTTGCTCAAGGGGATTTGCCttcttttttgtataaatatggATCTTATCCAGGCTACTTTGATATAGTTGTCaatcaattttcaaacattGGTAAAGCTGATTGGATTCTTGCAAACACATTTTATGAACTGGAAAAGGAG gTAGTGGATTGGATGGTGAAGATCTGGCCATTAAGGACAATAGGACCGTCAATACCATCTATATTTTTGGATAAAAGACTTAAAGATGACAAAGAATATGGTGTTAGCATTTCAGATCCAAATACAGAAATTTGCATCAAATGGCTAAATGAGAAGCCAAAAGGTTCAGTTGTGTATGTCTCATTTGGTAGCATGGCTGGTCTTAGTGAAGAGCAAACACAAGAACTAGCTTTAGGATTAAAAGATAGTGAAAGTTATTTCTTATGGGTTGTTAGAGAATCTGAACAAGTTAAGCTTCCAAATGGGTATGTGGAATCATCAAAGAAAGGTTTAATAGTGACATGGTGTCCACAACTTTTAGTGTTAACACATGAAGCTTTAGGTTGTTTTGTGACACATTGTGGTTGGAACTCGACGTTGGAAGCTTTGAGCATCGGTGTTCCGTTGATTGCAATGCCACTTTGGACCGATCAAGTTACGAATGCAAAGCTTATTGCTGATGTTTGGAAAATGGGAGTTAGAGCTATTGCTGATGAAAAAGAGATTGTTAGAAgtgaaacaattaaaaattgtataaagGAAATAATTGAGACTGAAAAGGGAaatgaaattaagaaaaatgctTTGAAATGGAAGAATTTGGCTAAGGATTCTGTTGATGAGGGTGGAAGATCtgataaaaatattgaagaattTGTGGCTGCTTTGGCTCAATGTTGA